A stretch of Leptospira bouyouniensis DNA encodes these proteins:
- a CDS encoding SpoIIE family protein phosphatase produces MSLPISVEESKQFRDIGKYFEYTIPENPEAQLSEILNENTVWRPNPKNVISFPRSQYPVWLKITLIHYGNFPHTFFLHLSNPVVDLFELHTEINGKWITQWSGEQVLQRNKPIYSHISAFPITLSSNETRTIYLKIRSDNPIFSFVSLYNSRTFIAYSKSQDIFFAAYFGAGFMMFLFSLFLAHTLRYKKFFYFFFYLATVLFLNTYFTGFIQYLEISYSNSWKNYLFPITIHLSSIFGLLFTLEFLETKDYYSKLNKITNTYIFLIILLMFFIFFLNLRNFIQLTVISIIIAIFLAITISTMSLIKSKKKLEVILFLLAFGSLMFGASLHTFTVQGFIKPIHYATYSLPLGSALEVFFLSLALVLRVSDYRKSNELKQEIDLQLKIAQKLQNGLLPQKRTHALDYPLGFRYSPATDIGGDFVEIIVKEKELGLFLCDVSGHGIPAAMIASMTKVSLEIWNDILEKPALAAEKIRKSLLSLLSGHFVSAFFVYLNPREKILRIANAGHLPLLHLDRNGNMTTYTSYGRAINEYIKSDIIEMSFPLPENGTLILFTDGVIEARNIQTGELFGEDRFHNLIQSLSNKHPQFICDSVIDEIEKFQKSKRSDDDITILALSLDSNFES; encoded by the coding sequence ATGTCCTTACCCATTTCAGTCGAAGAATCAAAACAGTTTCGTGATATTGGCAAATACTTTGAATATACGATACCAGAAAACCCTGAAGCTCAATTATCCGAGATTCTAAATGAAAACACAGTTTGGCGACCCAATCCAAAGAATGTAATTTCATTTCCTCGATCACAATATCCTGTTTGGCTAAAGATCACTTTGATCCATTATGGAAATTTTCCACACACTTTCTTTTTACACTTATCGAATCCAGTTGTAGATCTTTTTGAATTACATACTGAGATCAATGGCAAATGGATTACCCAATGGTCCGGTGAACAAGTTTTACAAAGGAATAAACCAATCTATTCTCATATTTCTGCATTTCCCATTACCTTATCTTCAAATGAAACTAGAACGATATACTTAAAAATAAGATCAGATAATCCAATTTTTAGTTTTGTCTCATTATATAATTCTCGAACATTCATAGCTTATTCAAAGAGTCAGGATATCTTTTTTGCAGCTTATTTTGGTGCTGGGTTTATGATGTTTCTCTTTAGTCTCTTTTTGGCACATACGCTAAGATACAAAAAGTTTTTTTATTTTTTCTTTTATTTGGCGACAGTTCTCTTCCTAAATACTTACTTCACTGGTTTCATACAATACTTAGAAATTAGTTATTCCAACTCATGGAAGAATTATTTATTTCCAATTACAATCCATCTATCTTCTATTTTCGGATTACTATTTACCTTAGAGTTCTTAGAAACAAAAGATTATTATTCAAAACTTAATAAAATCACAAATACTTATATTTTTCTTATCATTCTTTTAATGTTCTTTATATTTTTTCTAAACCTTAGAAATTTCATACAATTAACAGTTATTTCAATTATCATTGCAATCTTTCTCGCAATTACAATTTCAACTATGTCATTGATTAAAAGTAAGAAAAAGTTGGAAGTTATTTTATTCCTTCTAGCATTTGGATCGTTAATGTTTGGAGCTTCACTCCATACTTTTACGGTTCAAGGTTTTATAAAACCAATTCATTATGCAACTTATTCACTACCACTTGGTTCTGCATTGGAAGTTTTTTTTCTCTCGCTTGCTTTAGTTTTGCGAGTATCTGACTATCGAAAATCTAACGAACTAAAACAAGAAATTGATTTGCAGTTAAAAATTGCTCAAAAGTTACAAAACGGATTATTACCTCAAAAGAGGACACATGCATTAGATTATCCGCTTGGTTTTCGATATTCACCTGCAACAGACATAGGCGGAGATTTTGTTGAAATCATCGTAAAAGAAAAAGAGTTGGGTTTATTTTTATGCGATGTATCTGGTCATGGAATACCCGCAGCGATGATCGCATCAATGACAAAAGTGTCTTTAGAAATCTGGAATGATATATTAGAGAAACCAGCGTTAGCAGCAGAAAAAATCAGAAAATCATTATTAAGTTTATTATCAGGTCATTTCGTAAGTGCTTTTTTTGTGTATTTAAATCCTAGAGAAAAAATTCTACGGATAGCAAATGCTGGCCACTTACCCCTCCTTCATTTGGATAGAAATGGAAATATGACAACGTATACGAGTTATGGACGAGCCATTAACGAATATATCAAATCCGACATCATTGAAATGAGTTTCCCTTTACCTGAAAATGGAACTTTGATTCTATTTACCGATGGTGTGATCGAAGCAAGAAATATTCAAACTGGTGAGTTGTTCGGAGAGGATCGTTTTCATAATCTAATTCAATCCCTTTCAAACAAACACCCTCAGTTTATTTGCGATTCGGTCATCGATGAAATTGAAAAATTTCAAAAATCAAAACGATCTGATGATGATATTACAATCCTTGCTTTATCATTAGATTCAAATTTTGAATCATAG